A single Ignavibacteriales bacterium DNA region contains:
- a CDS encoding multicopper oxidase domain-containing protein, whose translation MKRRDFVLKSVVSAAAAALIPSTLKGETPGQASLTGNPLRFPPVLQQGQQLTLSTTNAEVWPGQLTEVIALNGSYPGPTIKVKRGEEFSVVFNNQHSEEATIHWHGLLVPELMDGQPKDAVLPGASYTYTFAVTQRAGTYFYHSHAHHITGKHVYKGFAGFFIIEDDDELQLGLPAGEFDVPLVIQDRRSANIPQFTYQPAMVDNMLGYIGNTALVNGTPDAYLEVHKTLYRFRLLNGSNARIYHIAFSDNTPFTIIGTDSGLKDEAVQVNSVYLAPGERLEILADFSNHQQGTSVNLISLAFTAPGLQGDAITLMRFDITGTQSSGGVIPQSLPAISYYNYADKLRTREFILSQGTMATGMHRINDKVYDMNRIDEVVQINELEEWKFINTTNLYHPMHIHGVMFQVYSRGGSTTLGPNDKGWKDTVLVFPNETVGVLAKFTDHAGIFLMHCHILEHEDMGMMMNFRIEGEPTTGTDDEGKPSGFALEQNYPNPFNPSTVIGYAVGRRALVELELYDIQGSMIARPVSRVQEPGSYSVRVDFSGQGLSSGMYIYRMKATAEGRTLFMKSGKMEYIK comes from the coding sequence GTGAAAAGAAGAGACTTTGTTTTAAAATCAGTTGTATCTGCTGCAGCGGCCGCACTCATTCCCTCAACACTGAAGGGTGAGACGCCAGGCCAGGCATCACTTACCGGTAACCCTCTGCGGTTTCCCCCTGTGCTTCAGCAAGGACAGCAGCTTACGCTAAGCACCACCAATGCCGAGGTTTGGCCTGGTCAGCTGACAGAAGTAATTGCTCTGAACGGGAGTTACCCCGGACCAACGATCAAAGTAAAGCGGGGAGAAGAGTTTTCCGTTGTGTTTAATAATCAGCACAGCGAAGAGGCAACCATTCACTGGCACGGACTTCTGGTTCCCGAGCTGATGGACGGCCAGCCGAAAGATGCAGTACTTCCCGGGGCAAGTTATACCTACACCTTTGCTGTCACACAGAGGGCTGGCACCTACTTTTATCATTCTCACGCTCATCACATTACCGGAAAGCATGTATATAAAGGCTTTGCCGGATTTTTCATAATTGAGGATGATGACGAGCTGCAGCTCGGACTTCCTGCCGGAGAATTTGATGTGCCGCTGGTGATTCAGGACAGGCGCTCAGCAAATATCCCGCAGTTTACCTATCAGCCTGCCATGGTGGACAATATGCTCGGATATATAGGGAATACCGCTCTGGTGAACGGTACCCCGGATGCCTATCTTGAGGTGCATAAAACGCTTTACCGCTTCCGGCTTCTTAACGGGTCAAATGCCCGTATATACCATATTGCTTTTTCAGATAATACACCCTTCACCATTATCGGTACGGACAGCGGGCTGAAAGATGAAGCGGTGCAGGTTAATTCCGTATATCTGGCTCCAGGGGAGCGGCTTGAGATTCTGGCGGACTTTTCGAATCATCAGCAGGGCACTTCTGTGAATCTGATTTCGCTTGCATTTACCGCTCCGGGTTTGCAGGGGGATGCTATAACACTGATGCGTTTTGATATTACCGGTACGCAATCTTCAGGCGGAGTTATTCCGCAGTCGCTTCCCGCAATTAGCTATTATAATTATGCTGATAAACTGAGAACGCGCGAATTTATCCTGAGCCAGGGAACCATGGCAACAGGCATGCACCGCATTAATGACAAGGTTTATGACATGAACCGGATTGATGAGGTGGTGCAGATTAATGAGCTCGAAGAATGGAAATTTATCAATACAACCAATCTCTATCACCCGATGCATATACACGGGGTCATGTTTCAGGTATATTCCCGCGGAGGCAGTACAACCCTCGGGCCCAATGACAAAGGATGGAAGGATACCGTACTGGTTTTCCCCAATGAAACGGTAGGTGTTCTTGCAAAGTTTACGGATCACGCGGGTATATTTCTGATGCACTGTCACATCCTTGAACATGAGGATATGGGTATGATGATGAACTTCCGCATCGAGGGAGAGCCAACGACCGGAACCGATGATGAGGGAAAACCAAGCGGATTTGCACTGGAGCAAAACTATCCTAATCCTTTTAATCCCTCAACGGTGATCGGATATGCAGTCGGCCGGCGCGCTCTGGTTGAACTGGAACTGTATGATATACAGGGTTCAATGATAGCCCGTCCGGTAAGCCGTGTGCAGGAGCCGGGCAGTTACTCAGTCAGGGTGGATTTCAGCGGGCAGGGGCTTTCCTCAGGTATGTATATATACAGGATGAAAGCAACGGCTGAAGGAAGAACGCTTTTTATGAAAAGCGGGAAGATGGAATATATAAAGTAA